CTGCACCGGTTGCGCGGGGGTTTTCTGGCCTGTGCGCGGATGCACCCATTCCACAGTGTAGGCGCCCGCCGGCACTTCCAGTTGCAATTGGGCCGCCTTGCCGCCAAAGAGATAAAGAGCGTACTGACGCCCCGGCTCGGCCAGCATTTGCACGTGGGCCTTTTCGGGAATGCCACCCTTCACCAGCTCCCGGGCCGGCCGCATTTTTACGAAATCCAGCGAATGAATGAACTGGGTGAGGATGCGCATCTGGCGGCGAAACTCCGGGTTGCCGCCCCCTGGTTGCTTGGCCGGATAGGCAAACGTGCCGTCCTCAAAGCCCACGGCAAACGAGTAATCCAGGTTGTTGTATAATCCGCCCCCGGCTAGAATAAATGCCCAGCCTTCCATGCGGTAATGAGTGTCATTGGTGCCCTTGAAGCCTGTCTCGTTGTCGCCGATGACCTTGTTCAGTTCGTAATTCATGGCCACTGTGTCCGGCGGGAAAGCGTAGTGGAAATTGAAGATGGAGACTGCAGGATGGGGGTCGGTCACTTTCGCCTTGTCATTGGCAATGTTCATCGAGATGAGATGTTTTACCCCCAGCTCCTTCTCGGTGGCCACAATGACATCCGCCATGTGTTTCTGCCAGGCCATGGTCACCCCGCCAAAGTACGGCTCATTACAAATCTCGTAATACAGGTTGTCGAAATCCTTCAATTCCGTAACGATTTTGCGGGTCATGGCCTCATGCACCGTCAGCAGCCCGCCGTGCCGGTCGAGCGTGTACACATTGGTGCGGGCCACGGCGCCGAGGCCCTGGATGTTATTCATGGCGTTTTGCGGACTCAGCCGCCATTGCGCCTCCTCGTAAAACGGGCAGAACAGATTCATTTCCACGACAATCCCATACCGCGAGGCGGTGGCCATGAAGTCCTTGAGCCGCCGGAAATAATCCTCATCCCAGCGATTTAGATCAAATTTGTTGCCCCCGTTGGCGTAGCCGGGCACATCGCTCCGCGCCCACGGGCAGAGGAACCGGCCGGCGGCGGGGGCGAGGGTGTTGCGGGTGATGTTAAAAGCACCCTGCGGCTCAACATACGCCCCGGTGAAAACCCGCGTGTTGTTCAGCCCGTCCTGGGCCAGGGTGTGGAGATATTTCACATAATTAAAATCACGGTTTAATACCGCGCCGTAATGCTCTGCCGAGGTAATGAGCACGGTGGGTTTGCCGCGAAAGAGAAAATAATGCGGATTTTCCGGATGCAGGGCCAGGGGAGTCAACCCGGTGGCGGCGCAAAGATTTACGGAGATTGCGGCGCAACTTAACCAGAAAAACAGAGATTTCATGGTCTGGTTTATACAATCAGACCAGGGTGCCGGCCAAGGGCATTGATGGGGGATTTGCGCCCACCTCACGGCCATGCCTCCAGGCTGATAAAGGGTGTGTGTCTTCCCGGCTGTTCGGCCCCGGGCCGTTGCAGGTCGCCGTCGGCGCATCCATGCTTGCATGGGGGGGGCGCTGTTTCTACCTTGCCTGCATGAATGAACGAGTAGTCACGCTGGGGCATTCGCCGGACCCGGACGATGCTTTCATGTTTTACGCGCTGGCCCGGGAGCTGCTGCCGACGCCGGGTTTTCGTTTTCAACACATTTTGCAGGACATCCAGACGCTCAATGAACGCGCCACCCGCGGCGAGCTGGATGTCTCGGCCATCAGCATTCATGCCTACGCGTATGTTTGTGACCAATATGCTTTGTTGCCCAGCGGGGCCAGCATGGGGGATGGTTACGGGCCGATGCTCGTGGCCCGGCAGCCGCTAAGCCGGGAGGAAATCGCCCGGCGGCGCATCGCGGTGCCGGGAGTGATGACCAGCGCCTTTCTGGCCTTGCAGCTTTGGCTGGGACGTTCCGCGCGGGAGTTTGATTATGTGGTGGTTCCCTTTGACCAGATTTTTGCGGCGGTGCGCCGCGGCGAGGCCGAGGTGGGGCTTATTATTCACGAAGGCCAGCTTACCTATCAAAACGAGGGCCTGGTGGTCTGTGAGGATTTGGGCGTGTGGTGGGGCCGGCAGAACGACGGCCTGCCGTTGCCGCTGGGCGGCAATGTCATACACAAACGTTTCTCGGTGGCAGACCGTCAGCGCGTCAGCCGCTGGCTGAGCGATAGCATTCGTTACAGTCTCGAGCACCGGGCGGAGGCGGTGGAGTACGCCCTGCAATTTGCCCGCGACATGGGCCGCGAGCTGGCGGACCGCTTTGTGGGCATGTATGTCAATCATTGGACGCTGGATTACGGCGAGCGCGGGCGGGAAAGCATCCGGCGTTTTCTGGGCCAGGCTTCTGCCCGGGGGTTGATCCCCCGCGCGCCGGAGCTCGAATTTGTCAGTTGAGCGCATTTTGCGCCTAATCAGGATTGGACAGGCGCGGGGCTTTGGGTTATCCTGTGGCCGAACAAAGAACCCAGAGCTTATGGAAACGACTCGCCGCGTTTTTTTACGTACATCAGCCAAAGCTGTCACCGGCGCCGCGCTGGCGGCCGCCGTGGCCCGTCCCGGTTATGCCGCCGAAAACAATACGATTCAGGTGGCGTTAATTGGTTGCGGGGGCCGGGGCACCGGGGCGGCAGATAATGCGCTCTCCACCCGGAGCGGCCCCATCAAACTGGTGGCCATGGCGGATGTCTTTGAGGCCAAACTCAATCGCAGCTTTGAGTCGTTGAGCAACAAATACGCCAACTCCGGGAAGTTTGATGTGCCGGAAGATCGCAAGTTTTTGGGCTTTGATGCGGCCAAAAAGGCCATGGATTGCCTGCGCAAAGGGGACATCGCCATTTTTGCCACCCCGCCGGCCTTCCGCTGGCCCTATTTCCAATATGCCATCGAAAAAGGCCTCAATGTATTCATGGAAAAGCCGGTCACGGTGGACGGCCCCACCACGCGCAAGATGCTCGAGCTGGCCGAGCAATCGGAGAAGAAAAACCTGAAGGTGGGCGTGGGGTTGATGGTGCGTCACTGCAAGGGACGCCAGGAATTGCACAAACTCATCGCCGACGGTCAGATTGGGGACATCATCCTCATGCGTGCCTATCGCACCGGGGGCACGGCGGCCACGGCCGGGCGCCGGCCGGCCAACATGAATGAAACGTTGTACCAGATTCAACGTTTTCATGCCTTCTTGTGGGCCAGCGGCGGGGTTTTCAGCGATTACAACATCCATCAAATTGACGAATGCTCGTGGATGAAAAATGCGTGGCCGGTGCGGGCGCATGCCGTCGGGGGACGGCATTTCCGCGGGGATTCGCTGGATCAGAACTTTGACAGTTACTCCATCGAATACACCTATCCCGATGGCACCAAGCTGTGGTTCACCGGCCGGCACATTCCCGGCTGCCATAATGAATTTGCCAGTTATGTGCATGGCACCAAAGGCTCGGGGATTGTCAGCACCAATGCCCACACGCCGGGCCGGGTGCGGTTGTTCAATTCGCACAACATCTCCACCGATTCCTTGATCTGGGCCTTTCCGCAGCCGGAGCCGAGCCCGTATCAACTGGAATGGGATGATCTGGTGGAGGCCATTCGCAAAGATCTGCCCTACAACGAAGCCAAGCGGGGCGCCATTGCCAGCTTGGTGACTTCCATGGGCCGCATGGCAGCGCATACCGGCCAGATCATCACTTACGAAGACATGCTCAACTGCGAGCATGAATTCGCCCCGGGCATTGATAAAATCACTCTGGACAGTCCCGCACCGCTGCAACTGGGGGCGGATGGGCGTTATCCGGTGCCGCAACCGGGTAAATTGGGCAAGCGAGAGTACTGAGCCGATATTCAAGTGCTGCGTGGCGTTGGCGCCATCGGCTCATGCAGGTGATCTCGGTGGATGATCCACCCCTTCTTCCCGAGCTGGGGAGATACGTGCCACCCGCAGGGCATATTATCAGCCCGCCTTTTGCCCGGCCGTGGTCATCGTTGTTCGGGCGAAATTGCAGTAGCCCGGAATCGAGGTGGGGGCTGGTGCGTGGTTGCTTCTGCTCCTTGTGCTTATTTT
This sequence is a window from Verrucomicrobiia bacterium. Protein-coding genes within it:
- a CDS encoding cellulase family glycosylhydrolase, whose protein sequence is MKSLFFWLSCAAISVNLCAATGLTPLALHPENPHYFLFRGKPTVLITSAEHYGAVLNRDFNYVKYLHTLAQDGLNNTRVFTGAYVEPQGAFNITRNTLAPAAGRFLCPWARSDVPGYANGGNKFDLNRWDEDYFRRLKDFMATASRYGIVVEMNLFCPFYEEAQWRLSPQNAMNNIQGLGAVARTNVYTLDRHGGLLTVHEAMTRKIVTELKDFDNLYYEICNEPYFGGVTMAWQKHMADVIVATEKELGVKHLISMNIANDKAKVTDPHPAVSIFNFHYAFPPDTVAMNYELNKVIGDNETGFKGTNDTHYRMEGWAFILAGGGLYNNLDYSFAVGFEDGTFAYPAKQPGGGNPEFRRQMRILTQFIHSLDFVKMRPARELVKGGIPEKAHVQMLAEPGRQYALYLFGGKAAQLQLEVPAGAYTVEWVHPRTGQKTPAQPVQHAGGLLTLTTPAYDPDLALRMLQARP
- a CDS encoding Gfo/Idh/MocA family oxidoreductase; protein product: METTRRVFLRTSAKAVTGAALAAAVARPGYAAENNTIQVALIGCGGRGTGAADNALSTRSGPIKLVAMADVFEAKLNRSFESLSNKYANSGKFDVPEDRKFLGFDAAKKAMDCLRKGDIAIFATPPAFRWPYFQYAIEKGLNVFMEKPVTVDGPTTRKMLELAEQSEKKNLKVGVGLMVRHCKGRQELHKLIADGQIGDIILMRAYRTGGTAATAGRRPANMNETLYQIQRFHAFLWASGGVFSDYNIHQIDECSWMKNAWPVRAHAVGGRHFRGDSLDQNFDSYSIEYTYPDGTKLWFTGRHIPGCHNEFASYVHGTKGSGIVSTNAHTPGRVRLFNSHNISTDSLIWAFPQPEPSPYQLEWDDLVEAIRKDLPYNEAKRGAIASLVTSMGRMAAHTGQIITYEDMLNCEHEFAPGIDKITLDSPAPLQLGADGRYPVPQPGKLGKREY
- a CDS encoding ABC transporter substrate-binding protein, which codes for MNERVVTLGHSPDPDDAFMFYALARELLPTPGFRFQHILQDIQTLNERATRGELDVSAISIHAYAYVCDQYALLPSGASMGDGYGPMLVARQPLSREEIARRRIAVPGVMTSAFLALQLWLGRSAREFDYVVVPFDQIFAAVRRGEAEVGLIIHEGQLTYQNEGLVVCEDLGVWWGRQNDGLPLPLGGNVIHKRFSVADRQRVSRWLSDSIRYSLEHRAEAVEYALQFARDMGRELADRFVGMYVNHWTLDYGERGRESIRRFLGQASARGLIPRAPELEFVS